Genomic window (Chryseobacterium bernardetii):
AGCCCTTTCTCCAATTTTGCCGGTTCTATACCTCTTTTTTCAGCTAAATCTTTAATTTCCAAATACAAAGAAGGCACATAATAGCTTGCCGCCTCAATTCCAAAACTCATAATTTTTTAAATTTTAAACGAATTTATGAAAGATATCACAAAAAACAACAGTAAAAACAACTGATTTTTGTAATATTATTAAAAACCAATAAGATCCAGAACAATATTATTAAAGCACTTTTCAACCCTCTAAGCAATCAAATAAGCTTATAAAAAGAAAGCCGGCGAAATGGACTGCCCCCAAAAAGTTAGACACTTTTTAGGGGCATTTTTTTATGGAAAGGAAAGGAAAATTTAGCGTTGCTTTCAAATTGGAATGTATAGAACTTCATCAGAATTCTTATCATTCGATTGAATCTATAGCAACAGAAAAAGGATTTAACGAGAGTAATCTTCGCAAGTGGATCGGCTTTTATAACAAGTACGGAATATCGGGATTACAACCGAGAAAAAACAAAAGCTATTCCGTAAGGTTTAAGCTTAAAGTGTTGAAAGCCATCAATACGGAGTTCATCTCACAAAGAGAAGCGTGTGTCAGGTTTGATATCCCTGCCCAGTCTACCGTCTTGAATTGGCAGCGTGATTACGAAAAAAGTGGTATTTTAGGTTTGGAAAACAAACCTATAGGAAGACCCAAAAAAATGAGTGATTACAAGCGTAAGAAAAGGAAGTCTGACAAGCCATTGACAAGGGAAGAAGAACTTTTATTGGAGAACGAAAGGCTGCGTGCCGAGAACGATTTTCTAAAAAAGCTAGACGCCTTAACTCTCAAAAAGAACAAGCAGAGGCCATCGAAGAATTAAGGCAAAAATATGACCTGTCAGTCCTGCTGGATTGTACAGGTATGGCCAGGAGCAGTTTCTATTACCATCAGAAAATGCTTCAGAAGAATGATAAATATTCAGACATCAAGACCCTGATAAGGCAGATCTATCACAAGCACAAAGGACGTTTTGGATACCGTCGCATCACTTTGGTAATGAAAGAAAAAGGAATTATCATCAATCACAAGACAGTCATGAAACTAATGAAAGTTCTGGGACTCAAAAGCATCATAAGGGTCAGGAAATACAAGTCCTATAGAGGCGAACAAGGCAGTATAGCACCGAATGTTTTGGAGAGGAACTTCAAGACAGACCAACCTAACAGGAAATGGGCAACTGATGTGACGGAGTTCAATGTCTCTGGAAACAAACTGTACCTATCCCCGATAATTGACCTTTATAACGGAGAGATCATCAGTTACGATATATCGGAGAGACCTGTCTTTATTCAGGTTATTAATATGTTAAAGAAAAGCTTCAGTAAAATCAAAAATACAGAAAACATCATTCTCCACTCGGATCAAGGCTGGCAATATCAGATGAAAGCCTATCAGATGCTTTTGAAAGAAAAAGGAATCATCCAAAGTATGTCCAGAAAAGGAAACTGCCTGGACAATGCTGTGATAGAGAATTTCTTCGGGACGTTAAAATCTGAGATGTTCTACACCAAGAAATTTAGAACAATTGATGAACTTAAAAAAGAAATAAAAGAATACATTAATTATTACAACCACGACAGGATAAGACTCAATCTAAAAGGAAAGAGCCCGGTAATGTACCGAACTCTTTATTATAATATTGTTTAATTTTGTCTAAACTTTTGGGTGCAGTCTAAAATTGCCGGCTTTACATTTTATTTTTACTTATAATTTTCAATGGTTTTATTAATCACATCAATCTGTTTGTTAATGCCTGCTGCATTCTGTGGATTCTGCTTCAGTAATTCCATTTTCTTATTTAAGCCATCCTTCAGCATCTGAACCACCATCATTTTAGCTTGTGGATTATCGCCTATCTGGTTTTTAGCATATCCTAAAATCTTAGTCACACTTTCGGTAGCCTTTAAATTATCCGATGACATGATCCAGTTATATCCTTCTTCTGCCGATTTTCCTAATTCCGGATTCTGAAACTTGATAAACGGATAAAATGCTGCCAATGAAGCAATTTTTGGCATTTGAGAAACCACTTTATTTTTTACAATGACAGGAAGCAACTGAGCCTGCAACTCATCTGAAGCACCATCCAGATCAATCTTATCAGCTAGTGAATTCGCTTTTGACGGATCAATAACCAAAATAGCTCCTAAAGAACTTCCTTTTACAGCGTTGGAAACAGCTCCCATCCCTTTTTCAAAAAGAGGAAGGTACTTTTTGTCTTTTGTCTTGGCCAAAGCTGAAATAGCTGCAGCCTGTGTTAATGTCTTGGGATCATTAGATACCAATTTCTCAACTTCGGATCCTAATGCTTTCATTTGCTCGGGATTGCTGAGATCCACCAATTCCAAGGCCTGGATTCTTATTCTGAAAAACGGATCTTTTAATGCTGCTGCCAATAACTTTGTTGCAGCAGGGTTCTTTCCTACCTCATCCTTTATTCCCGCCAAAGCATTATATCTGTTTTTATATTCTTTGGAATTTGTGAACTGTAAAAGATTCTGTTCAGGTGTTTTCTTATCAGTGATATCTGCCAGCAAAACACCATCTGCATTAATATTCACAAGATCAGGTGCTTTAGAAACATCAAAATTAAATGTATTCTTAGCATCAGCATTCACCCAAACATTATATCTTTTGGGCTTTCCATTCTCATATACATCGATAGCCAGGGGAAATTCAAACATTTGATCCTGAGTCTGATTAATCGTAACTGCCACCTGTTTTTTTACCGGTTCGAATGTAAATGTGTAATTAATTTTCGGATTTCCGCTTCCAAAATACCACTGATTAAAGAACCAGTTCAGGTCTTTTCCTGAAACTTTTTCAAAAGAAAGCCTTAACTGATGGGCTTCTGCGTTCTGATATTCATTGGTTTTCAGATAATCATTCATCCCGGCAAAGAAAGCATCATCTCCTAAATAGTTTCTCAACATATTCAGAATTCCACCTCCTTTCTGATAAGTTACGAGATCAAATACATCTTCACGGGATGCATAATTAAATCTTACCAGATTTTTGTTAAAATCAGATGGATTATGGATATATCTGTTCACATCGGTCATCAGATGATAATCAGCCTGATCTTTTCCGTATTTATGCTCATTCCAAAGATATTCTGAATAATTGGCAAAGGATTCATTTACGGTAAGATTACTCCAGCTTTCTGCGGTTACCAGGTCTCC
Coding sequences:
- a CDS encoding M1 family metallopeptidase yields the protein MRKAILSILILGIMFSANVSAQTETSGREKVYRATHTKVTELKHTKLKVNFDYQKEQMNGEEWLTASPYFYPTNELILDAKAMLIHEVALDNNGKKSPLKYDYKDDILKITLDKTYQKNQDYTVYIKYTARPNEVKQQGSMAINDAKGLYFINAQGTDPELPTQIWTQGETEASSAWFPTIDKPNQKTTQEIYMTVPDKYVTLSNGILKDSQKESNGLRTDHWVMDKRHSTYLFFMGVGEYAIVKDKWKNIPVDYYIEKEYEPYAKQIYGNTPEMIEFFSKRMNYDYPWAKYAQISGRNYVSGAMENTTATLHGSDILQKPGQLIDENTWEDTIAHELFHHWFGDLVTAESWSNLTVNESFANYSEYLWNEHKYGKDQADYHLMTDVNRYIHNPSDFNKNLVRFNYASREDVFDLVTYQKGGGILNMLRNYLGDDAFFAGMNDYLKTNEYQNAEAHQLRLSFEKVSGKDLNWFFNQWYFGSGNPKINYTFTFEPVKKQVAVTINQTQDQMFEFPLAIDVYENGKPKRYNVWVNADAKNTFNFDVSKAPDLVNINADGVLLADITDKKTPEQNLLQFTNSKEYKNRYNALAGIKDEVGKNPAATKLLAAALKDPFFRIRIQALELVDLSNPEQMKALGSEVEKLVSNDPKTLTQAAAISALAKTKDKKYLPLFEKGMGAVSNAVKGSSLGAILVIDPSKANSLADKIDLDGASDELQAQLLPVIVKNKVVSQMPKIASLAAFYPFIKFQNPELGKSAEEGYNWIMSSDNLKATESVTKILGYAKNQIGDNPQAKMMVVQMLKDGLNKKMELLKQNPQNAAGINKQIDVINKTIENYK
- a CDS encoding helix-turn-helix domain-containing protein, whose amino-acid sequence is MERKGKFSVAFKLECIELHQNSYHSIESIATEKGFNESNLRKWIGFYNKYGISGLQPRKNKSYSVRFKLKVLKAINTEFISQREACVRFDIPAQSTVLNWQRDYEKSGILGLENKPIGRPKKMSDYKRKKRKSDKPLTREEELLLENERLRAENDFLKKLDALTLKKNKQRPSKN
- a CDS encoding IS3 family transposase, yielding MEELRQKYDLSVLLDCTGMARSSFYYHQKMLQKNDKYSDIKTLIRQIYHKHKGRFGYRRITLVMKEKGIIINHKTVMKLMKVLGLKSIIRVRKYKSYRGEQGSIAPNVLERNFKTDQPNRKWATDVTEFNVSGNKLYLSPIIDLYNGEIISYDISERPVFIQVINMLKKSFSKIKNTENIILHSDQGWQYQMKAYQMLLKEKGIIQSMSRKGNCLDNAVIENFFGTLKSEMFYTKKFRTIDELKKEIKEYINYYNHDRIRLNLKGKSPVMYRTLYYNIV